In Bacillus toyonensis BCT-7112, a single window of DNA contains:
- a CDS encoding acyl-CoA thioesterase has translation MEKKFMRESKAIKTTRVFPNDLNNHQTLFGGKLLAEIDSIASIAAARHSRKHCVTASIDSVDFLTPIHQADSVCYEAFVCYTGKSSMEVFVKIIAENLLEGERRIAATCFITFVALQDGKPSSVPQVLPETEEEHWLHKTGSERAETRKKGRLKSKEMAEVLTLNKPWSV, from the coding sequence ATGGAAAAGAAATTTATGAGAGAATCAAAAGCAATTAAAACAACACGTGTTTTTCCAAATGATTTAAACAACCATCAAACATTATTTGGTGGCAAATTATTGGCTGAAATTGATAGTATTGCTTCTATTGCAGCAGCAAGGCATAGTCGCAAGCATTGTGTGACAGCATCCATTGATTCTGTTGATTTTTTAACACCTATTCATCAAGCTGACTCTGTTTGTTATGAGGCATTTGTTTGCTATACTGGTAAATCATCTATGGAAGTCTTCGTAAAAATAATTGCAGAAAATTTATTAGAGGGAGAACGCCGTATCGCCGCTACTTGCTTTATTACATTCGTAGCATTACAAGATGGCAAACCTTCTTCTGTACCTCAAGTATTACCAGAAACTGAGGAAGAACATTGGTTGCATAAAACTGGTTCCGAACGTGCTGAGACCCGAAAAAAAGGACGTTTAAAAAGCAAAGAAATGGCTGAGGTATTAACTTTAAATAAGCCTTGGAGTGTATAA
- a CDS encoding oligosaccharide flippase family protein, which translates to MQKSIVSNIFYKILLNTFNIILPILVGPYAYRMLGANSMGTVNFAETIFNYFFIFAVFGVYQYGLREVSLIKNDKKKVSQLFTSLYVINVTTSLLALCAFLTFSYIGYGNESLFPVLLIFGFNFISNLFYVEWFNEAYENYDFITKKTVIVRLIYVVLLFCLVHGVDDYKTFAGLLALSTFLNHSISFVYVKRQVKFDFSNLTIIPHLKPLLLVVIFSNANILYTQLDRLVLGEYAGKAEVAYYVMAFQIMTIINTLMLSVVQVTIPRLSYLSGNASESEYESLLNKISKVYFITLFPAAIGLMLIAHGAVVIYGGSEFAGAGNTLIVFAFYMITVGIESILSNQIIYVKKKEGILVRFLFICGFINLASNIALIFFHVLTPATAIFTTTIANSLLIVLEYIYVKKKLKVNYTLFDMQKLKYLFYSLTFVPIAFVIRMFVSGQILQVLLVMVACGLTYALILFLTKDEILFTLIEKIQARFKKA; encoded by the coding sequence ATGCAAAAGTCTATTGTTTCAAATATTTTTTATAAAATACTACTCAATACGTTTAACATTATACTTCCAATCTTAGTTGGTCCATACGCATACCGCATGCTAGGAGCCAATTCGATGGGAACCGTTAACTTTGCTGAAACTATTTTTAATTACTTTTTCATATTCGCGGTTTTTGGTGTATATCAATATGGCTTACGTGAAGTTAGCTTAATTAAAAATGATAAAAAGAAAGTTTCTCAATTATTCACAAGTCTCTATGTAATTAATGTTACAACTAGCCTTTTAGCTTTATGTGCTTTTTTAACCTTTAGTTATATTGGATATGGAAATGAAAGCTTATTTCCTGTTCTTCTTATTTTTGGCTTCAATTTTATTTCCAATCTATTTTATGTGGAATGGTTCAATGAAGCGTATGAAAATTATGACTTCATCACTAAAAAAACAGTTATTGTTCGACTAATTTATGTTGTACTGCTTTTCTGCCTAGTTCATGGAGTGGATGATTATAAAACATTCGCAGGTTTATTAGCACTATCAACATTTTTAAATCATTCTATTAGCTTTGTATATGTGAAACGCCAAGTAAAGTTTGATTTTTCTAACTTAACCATTATCCCGCATTTAAAACCGTTGCTATTAGTCGTCATTTTTTCAAATGCTAATATTTTATATACACAATTAGATCGTCTTGTGTTAGGTGAATACGCCGGAAAAGCAGAGGTCGCTTACTACGTTATGGCTTTTCAAATTATGACCATTATTAATACACTTATGTTAAGCGTTGTACAAGTAACGATTCCACGGCTTTCTTACTTATCAGGAAATGCATCTGAAAGTGAGTATGAATCTTTGTTAAACAAAATTTCAAAGGTGTATTTTATTACCCTATTTCCCGCCGCAATTGGTTTAATGCTCATTGCTCACGGAGCTGTTGTCATTTATGGTGGATCAGAATTTGCTGGGGCTGGTAATACATTAATTGTGTTCGCTTTCTATATGATTACAGTTGGTATTGAATCTATTTTATCGAATCAAATTATTTATGTTAAAAAGAAGGAAGGTATTTTAGTACGCTTTTTATTCATTTGCGGGTTTATTAACCTAGCATCCAATATTGCACTAATATTCTTCCATGTGCTTACACCAGCGACAGCAATTTTCACAACTACAATTGCTAACAGTTTATTAATTGTACTTGAATATATTTATGTTAAAAAGAAATTAAAAGTGAATTATACATTATTTGATATGCAAAAACTTAAATATCTATTTTATTCACTAACATTTGTACCAATAGCATTCGTTATTCGTATGTTCGTATCTGGGCAAATACTACAAGTTCTCCTAGTCATGGTAGCATGCGGATTAACATATGCTCTTATCCTTTTCTTAACAAAGGATGAAATTCTCTTTACTCTAATAGAAAAAATACAAGCACGATTTAAAAAAGCTTAA
- a CDS encoding glycosyltransferase family 2 protein encodes MKFSLIMATCGRRDDILDLLKSLEKQTYQNFELIVVDQNDTPISDLFDEYKEKFSINYIYTPIKGLSRARNTGLKVADGDIIAFPDDDCIYETNVLESILETFNSNNDVQFISTNTTNVEGTGSLILAPNTDIILNNKYGFLGPSFTLFFTKQFVQDVGTFDEDLGVGSGTIYGAGEETDFVLRGMKKDHTGLFRKDLFVYHPVKEEVINEQSLKRAISYAGGFGRVIRLHYGFPYFLRAVAAATFRMTQNISNDKRKFHANRLRGIIRGYLK; translated from the coding sequence TTGAAATTCTCTTTAATCATGGCTACTTGTGGCAGACGTGATGATATTCTTGACTTACTAAAATCACTTGAAAAACAAACTTACCAAAACTTTGAACTCATCGTAGTAGATCAAAATGATACTCCAATCTCGGATCTCTTTGATGAATATAAAGAAAAATTTTCTATTAACTACATTTATACACCTATTAAAGGGTTATCTAGAGCTCGAAATACTGGATTAAAAGTAGCGGATGGCGATATCATCGCTTTTCCAGATGACGATTGTATTTATGAAACAAATGTTTTAGAAAGTATATTAGAAACTTTCAACTCTAATAACGATGTTCAGTTTATATCAACAAACACTACTAATGTTGAAGGAACTGGTTCTTTAATACTTGCACCTAATACAGACATTATTCTTAATAACAAATATGGATTTTTAGGTCCCTCTTTTACACTATTCTTTACAAAACAATTTGTACAAGATGTAGGTACATTCGACGAGGATTTAGGTGTTGGCTCTGGAACGATTTATGGAGCTGGTGAAGAAACCGACTTTGTTCTACGCGGTATGAAAAAAGACCACACTGGTTTATTTAGAAAAGATCTGTTCGTATACCATCCTGTAAAAGAAGAAGTTATAAATGAACAATCATTAAAACGTGCCATTTCTTATGCTGGCGGTTTTGGCAGAGTGATTCGCTTACATTATGGATTCCCTTATTTCTTACGTGCTGTTGCTGCTGCCACATTCCGTATGACACAAAATATTTCTAATGATAAACGTAAATTCCATGCAAATCGTTTACGCGGGATTATTCGTGGATATTTAAAATAA
- a CDS encoding SDR family NAD(P)-dependent oxidoreductase, whose translation MMRKALVLGASGAMGYAITKELCNRGIDVVAFARNKEKLENLFQGEEHIQTVAGDVFVKEDIIDAAKGVDVIFHAVNIPYSDWEKKQHKLLRNILEVAKESDSKLGIVDNIYAYGRQNQRLVKEDAEKNPHTKKGKIRLQLEAMAKQSSVKMFIAHFPDFYGPNAESTLVHHTLHGVLANKVSSFVGDKRIAREYIFTPDGAKAMVELALCEEAYGQQWNIPGCGVITGEEMMQYIRELTGYTKQVMTVKRGIIKLMGLFDKQMKEYVEMLYLTEKPVVLSGEKYEMLIGKVPKTSYREGLEETILSMQKK comes from the coding sequence ATGATGAGAAAAGCGTTAGTACTGGGAGCATCAGGAGCAATGGGTTATGCGATTACAAAGGAGTTATGTAATAGAGGGATTGATGTAGTTGCCTTTGCAAGAAATAAGGAGAAGTTGGAGAATTTATTTCAAGGAGAGGAACATATACAAACAGTAGCAGGAGATGTATTTGTAAAAGAGGATATAATAGATGCTGCGAAAGGTGTAGATGTTATATTCCATGCTGTAAATATCCCATATTCAGATTGGGAAAAGAAGCAACATAAACTATTAAGAAACATATTGGAAGTAGCAAAAGAGAGTGATAGTAAGTTAGGGATCGTTGATAATATTTATGCATATGGAAGGCAAAATCAAAGGCTGGTTAAAGAAGATGCTGAAAAGAATCCTCATACGAAGAAGGGGAAAATACGATTACAACTTGAAGCGATGGCAAAGCAGAGTAGCGTCAAAATGTTTATTGCTCATTTTCCTGATTTTTACGGTCCAAATGCGGAAAGCACACTTGTTCATCATACTTTACATGGCGTACTTGCAAATAAAGTGTCTAGCTTTGTTGGAGATAAGAGAATTGCACGCGAGTATATTTTTACGCCAGATGGTGCAAAAGCGATGGTTGAATTAGCGTTATGTGAGGAGGCTTATGGACAACAGTGGAACATACCAGGTTGCGGTGTCATTACCGGAGAAGAGATGATGCAATATATACGTGAATTGACGGGATATACAAAACAAGTTATGACCGTAAAAAGAGGAATAATAAAGTTAATGGGTTTATTTGATAAGCAGATGAAAGAATATGTAGAAATGCTCTATTTGACAGAAAAACCGGTTGTATTAAGTGGAGAAAAATATGAAATGCTCATTGGGAAAGTACCTAAAACATCTTATCGCGAAGGATTAGAGGAAACAATCTTATCTATGCAAAAGAAATAA
- a CDS encoding TetR/AcrR family transcriptional regulator — protein sequence MSPRRAVKQELTREMIMNVARNLFVQQGYQHTSMRKIATELGYSHGSIYYHFKNKAELFYAMVEQDFQLLNEKLDEISKRNLSREEQLKAVLFGFIEFGLKNQSHYEMMFLIKNDELKECLADGPNVSYEKFAKVVFSLCNKKIDTMTIWSVFLSLHGFVAHYCGSGQTFEELKGLAQVHVEFISKSLLM from the coding sequence ATGTCGCCAAGAAGAGCAGTCAAACAAGAGTTAACAAGAGAAATGATTATGAACGTAGCAAGAAATTTATTTGTACAACAAGGATATCAGCACACTTCAATGCGTAAAATTGCGACGGAACTAGGGTATAGCCATGGTTCAATTTATTACCATTTTAAAAATAAAGCTGAACTTTTTTATGCGATGGTAGAACAAGACTTTCAATTGTTAAATGAAAAGTTAGATGAAATTAGTAAAAGAAACTTATCTCGAGAAGAGCAGTTAAAAGCAGTTTTATTTGGTTTTATAGAGTTTGGTTTGAAAAATCAAAGTCATTATGAAATGATGTTTTTAATTAAAAACGATGAGTTAAAGGAATGTTTGGCAGACGGCCCAAATGTTAGTTATGAAAAATTTGCAAAGGTTGTTTTTTCTTTATGTAATAAAAAAATAGATACAATGACGATATGGTCTGTCTTTTTATCATTACATGGGTTTGTCGCACATTATTGCGGAAGTGGGCAAACATTTGAAGAATTAAAGGGGCTTGCTCAAGTGCATGTAGAGTTTATTTCAAAATCGCTTCTAATGTAG
- a CDS encoding ABC-F family ATP-binding cassette domain-containing protein, translating to MSLLTVEKLGHTFGDRTLFKDVSMRLLAGEHVGLVGANGVGKSTFMNIITGQLIHDEGRVEWTPGTNYGYLDQHTILTPGRTIRDILADAFLPLFEQEKALNEVTEKMGTATPEELEELLEQMAEIQDALEAGGFYLLDMKIEEAARGLGIDAIGLDRDVAALSGGQRTKVLLAKLLLEQPEVLLLDEPTNYLDVEHIHWLTNYLKEYPHAFLLISHDTEFMNKCVDIIFHLEFTKMTRYTATYEKFLELAEINKNQHINAYEKQKEFIKKQEDFIAKNKARYSTTGRAKSRQKQLDRMERIDRPETAIKPEFSFKESRASSRFVFEGENVEIGYTHPLLPKLTMTIERGEKIAIVGCNGVGKSTLLKTILGKIKPLSGKTSLGDFLNPSYFEQEVKADNITPIDDVWNTFPSMDQHQVRAMLAKCGLKNEHISRPLNQLSGGEQAKVRLCKLMGEDSNWLLFDEPTNHLDVTAKEELKKAMKAYKGTILLVCHEPDFYEDWITKTWDVEKWAQENS from the coding sequence ATGAGCTTATTAACTGTTGAAAAATTAGGCCATACATTTGGTGATCGTACATTATTTAAAGATGTATCCATGCGCTTACTCGCAGGAGAACACGTTGGATTAGTTGGAGCAAACGGTGTTGGTAAATCAACATTTATGAATATAATTACTGGTCAACTTATCCATGATGAAGGCCGAGTTGAATGGACACCTGGTACAAATTATGGTTACTTAGACCAACATACAATTTTAACACCTGGCCGCACAATTCGTGACATATTAGCAGATGCGTTTTTACCTTTATTTGAACAAGAAAAAGCTTTAAATGAAGTTACAGAAAAAATGGGAACTGCTACACCTGAAGAATTAGAAGAGCTTCTTGAGCAAATGGCAGAAATACAAGATGCTCTTGAAGCAGGGGGTTTCTATTTATTAGATATGAAAATTGAGGAAGCAGCGCGTGGTCTTGGAATTGACGCAATTGGTTTAGATCGTGATGTTGCCGCATTAAGTGGTGGGCAACGTACAAAAGTGTTACTTGCAAAATTACTACTTGAACAACCAGAAGTATTACTATTAGATGAACCTACCAACTATCTAGACGTTGAACATATTCATTGGTTAACAAATTATTTAAAAGAATATCCACATGCATTCCTATTAATTTCCCATGATACGGAATTTATGAATAAATGTGTCGATATTATTTTCCATCTAGAGTTTACAAAAATGACGCGTTATACAGCGACATATGAAAAATTCCTAGAACTTGCTGAAATTAATAAAAACCAACATATTAATGCTTACGAAAAACAAAAAGAATTTATTAAAAAACAAGAAGATTTTATTGCGAAAAATAAGGCTCGCTACTCAACGACAGGTCGTGCAAAGAGTCGTCAAAAACAACTCGATCGTATGGAACGTATTGATCGTCCTGAAACAGCAATTAAACCTGAATTCTCATTTAAAGAGAGTCGCGCAAGTAGCCGATTCGTCTTTGAAGGAGAAAATGTAGAGATTGGATATACACATCCGTTATTACCAAAATTAACGATGACAATCGAACGTGGTGAAAAAATTGCAATCGTTGGATGTAATGGGGTCGGTAAGTCAACACTATTAAAGACAATTTTAGGTAAGATCAAACCATTAAGCGGAAAAACAAGTCTTGGTGACTTCTTAAATCCATCATACTTCGAACAAGAAGTAAAAGCTGATAATATAACACCAATTGATGATGTTTGGAATACATTCCCTAGCATGGACCAACACCAAGTACGTGCAATGCTAGCAAAATGCGGTTTGAAAAATGAACATATTTCTCGTCCACTGAACCAATTAAGCGGTGGTGAACAAGCAAAGGTTCGTTTATGTAAGCTAATGGGAGAAGACAGCAACTGGTTACTATTTGACGAGCCGACGAACCACCTTGATGTTACAGCAAAAGAGGAACTAAAAAAGGCGATGAAAGCATATAAAGGAACAATTCTTCTTGTATGCCACGAACCCGATTTTTATGAAGATTGGATAACAAAAACTTGGGATGTAGAAAAATGGGCCCAAGAAAATTCTTAA
- a CDS encoding glycosyltransferase family 39 protein, translated as MQSSFFLKLNTFFVKSLLVLCLIISGAITWHSVYVVREQANTRLLIIIPSIILIGILFLLIGYISNKYMSKLMFAISLIILAFSIRLIWILNIQTPVESDFGMMYNGALQATKGDFSFAQSIYYTSWVYQLGFTMYEAFIVNLFGEGTFLLKLLNVFYCTGTTFLVYKITSHIFNEWSGRVAGLLYAVYIPSIVLSSVLTNQHLATFLFYLGFYLLITKGLSHKYMWIFIGVSLSLGDIMRPLGGIILIAVTIYVFLHGMLGKSKQDIFTSIKKLCGIFVVFYLVHYIISYSFISAGITQYPLSNRDPLWKFTVGFNHETKGGYSAADAEYIMSLEIGEERKAAEKKLIQERLADPQKVLSLFGDKFILMWAEYDSAPVWSLLTLGNTDNDMITLKDDLTKYEKYIYTTSMLFSTLALLYLILTKQNNTHYTLFLLLIIGYVTVHFLIEYQTRYRYFIMPSFTIIQSYGLYLCYRFISNRKTSKV; from the coding sequence ATGCAAAGTTCATTTTTTCTAAAACTCAATACATTTTTTGTGAAATCATTGTTAGTGCTATGTCTCATTATTTCTGGAGCTATTACATGGCACTCAGTATATGTAGTTAGAGAACAGGCCAACACTCGTTTACTTATTATAATCCCAAGTATTATTCTAATAGGGATTTTATTTTTACTAATTGGCTATATTTCCAATAAATATATGTCAAAATTAATGTTCGCCATTTCACTTATCATTTTAGCTTTCTCTATTCGATTAATCTGGATTCTTAATATCCAAACTCCTGTCGAATCAGATTTTGGTATGATGTACAATGGTGCTTTGCAAGCGACTAAAGGAGATTTTAGTTTTGCTCAAAGCATATATTATACTTCGTGGGTTTATCAACTTGGATTTACAATGTACGAAGCTTTTATTGTTAATTTATTTGGTGAAGGAACCTTCCTTCTAAAGCTCTTAAATGTATTCTATTGCACTGGAACAACATTTCTCGTTTATAAAATAACTTCTCACATATTTAATGAGTGGTCCGGACGCGTGGCTGGATTACTATATGCAGTATATATCCCAAGTATTGTGCTGAGCTCAGTCCTAACAAATCAACATCTTGCCACGTTCCTATTTTACCTTGGATTTTATTTATTAATTACAAAAGGATTAAGCCATAAATATATGTGGATTTTTATAGGAGTTTCACTTTCCTTAGGGGACATCATGCGTCCGCTTGGTGGTATAATCTTGATTGCAGTAACTATTTATGTCTTTTTACACGGTATGTTAGGGAAATCAAAGCAAGATATTTTCACTTCTATAAAAAAACTTTGTGGAATTTTCGTTGTATTTTACCTTGTTCATTACATTATAAGTTATTCGTTTATATCTGCGGGAATTACACAATATCCACTATCTAACCGTGATCCTCTCTGGAAGTTTACAGTAGGATTTAATCACGAAACAAAAGGTGGCTATTCTGCAGCAGATGCGGAATATATTATGTCCCTTGAGATTGGCGAAGAACGAAAAGCTGCTGAAAAGAAACTGATTCAAGAACGATTAGCTGATCCACAAAAGGTTTTATCGTTATTTGGTGATAAGTTCATACTCATGTGGGCAGAGTACGACTCCGCCCCAGTATGGAGTCTACTAACACTTGGGAACACAGATAATGATATGATTACTTTAAAAGACGACCTTACGAAATATGAAAAGTATATATATACTACATCTATGCTATTCAGTACATTAGCACTTCTTTATCTCATATTGACTAAGCAAAACAACACGCATTACACACTATTTTTATTATTAATAATTGGTTACGTAACTGTTCATTTCTTAATCGAATACCAAACAAGATATCGATACTTCATCATGCCTAGCTTTACAATCATTCAAAGCTATGGGCTATATTTATGCTATCGATTTATATCAAATAGAAAAACCTCAAAAGTATAA
- a CDS encoding glycosyltransferase family 39 protein, translating into MNLFLKGMSTFSTRAVYIIYGFFASVLFINYFSDTQKYNYVILLTGVLLLSIVGSFILRKGSLYLEKLNEKKCFFVLVIVCLAVKLTWVLSYQIQPLVDYATFYYTAEELSESFVINKRYIALFPHIFGYASVLSIFLKIFGSSYMIPPILNVILTTISMGLIYAISRKIGGVKTAITASVLWIALPSQTMYNMFALSEPLYCTVLLLIWMIMIIVHEKIANINIKRLLVYSILIAALLAFMNMVRPIAAVPIIALVIWFFIIDIKQIGNKKIWLNKITYVGVIVVGYLIFSSAINQYITLRLGEEIASTPGYNIYVGFNEESSGKWNKPDAELLFYYSDKPGWTADDAQQKMLEEAKERVQSGNIDFVKLFSDKFFSFLGDDSSAVDYAGPVLDNIVRYTVASNMFYYFLIATSILGVLVAIKNKNKSSLFIICLFAIGLTMAQLLVEVASRYHYSATISMVILAAFGINHAFNKKENIDINEKA; encoded by the coding sequence TTGAACTTATTTTTAAAAGGAATGTCTACTTTCTCTACACGAGCGGTATATATCATATACGGATTTTTTGCTTCGGTATTATTTATTAATTATTTTTCAGATACACAAAAATATAATTACGTAATATTATTAACGGGTGTTTTATTATTATCTATAGTAGGAAGTTTTATCCTTAGAAAAGGCTCGCTGTATCTAGAAAAATTAAATGAAAAAAAATGCTTTTTCGTTTTAGTAATCGTTTGTTTAGCAGTTAAATTAACATGGGTGCTCAGCTATCAAATTCAGCCGTTAGTTGATTATGCTACGTTTTATTATACTGCAGAAGAATTAAGTGAAAGCTTCGTTATTAATAAGAGATACATAGCATTATTTCCACATATTTTTGGTTATGCGTCAGTCTTAAGTATTTTCTTGAAGATATTTGGCTCTAGTTATATGATACCACCTATTTTGAATGTTATCCTAACTACAATATCAATGGGATTAATATATGCTATATCTAGAAAAATTGGTGGGGTAAAAACTGCAATAACAGCAAGTGTTTTATGGATCGCGTTACCTTCGCAAACCATGTATAATATGTTTGCATTGTCAGAGCCGCTCTATTGTACAGTACTGTTGTTGATTTGGATGATTATGATAATCGTTCATGAGAAAATCGCCAATATAAATATAAAAAGATTACTTGTTTATTCCATTTTAATAGCAGCGTTACTTGCATTTATGAATATGGTACGACCAATTGCAGCAGTTCCAATTATAGCTCTAGTGATATGGTTCTTTATTATAGATATAAAGCAAATTGGGAATAAAAAAATATGGTTAAATAAGATAACATATGTAGGGGTTATCGTTGTCGGATACCTTATTTTTTCCTCGGCGATAAATCAGTATATAACATTACGTTTAGGTGAAGAAATAGCATCAACCCCGGGTTATAATATTTATGTAGGATTTAATGAGGAAAGTTCGGGGAAATGGAATAAGCCAGATGCTGAACTATTGTTTTATTATAGTGATAAACCAGGATGGACTGCTGATGATGCTCAACAGAAAATGCTAGAAGAAGCAAAAGAAAGGGTGCAAAGTGGTAATATCGACTTTGTGAAACTATTCTCCGATAAATTCTTTTCGTTTTTAGGTGATGATAGTTCAGCAGTGGACTATGCTGGGCCTGTATTAGATAATATAGTACGATACACTGTAGCATCGAATATGTTTTATTACTTCTTAATTGCTACCTCAATACTAGGTGTATTAGTGGCTATAAAAAATAAAAATAAATCTTCTCTATTTATTATTTGCTTATTTGCAATAGGGCTAACAATGGCACAGTTGTTAGTAGAAGTGGCATCAAGATATCATTATTCAGCTACAATATCAATGGTAATCTTGGCTGCTTTTGGTATAAATCATGCTTTCAATAAAAAAGAGAATATAGATATAAATGAAAAGGCATGA
- a CDS encoding GtrA family protein yields the protein MEKLLKFGLVGIFNTLITIISFGILVKLGMNYLVANTIAYLIGVANSYYWNKNWVFKPNNKSMSMFFKFLTVNLIVLAFNTLCLFILVDKLTFNAFIAQIFAIGVGMVINFILNKIWTFNQTEQATN from the coding sequence ATGGAAAAACTCTTAAAGTTTGGTTTAGTAGGAATCTTTAATACACTCATTACAATTATTAGTTTTGGGATATTGGTAAAGCTCGGGATGAACTATCTTGTTGCGAATACCATTGCCTATTTAATTGGTGTTGCCAATAGCTATTATTGGAATAAAAATTGGGTGTTTAAACCTAATAATAAAAGCATGTCAATGTTCTTTAAGTTTCTAACTGTAAATTTAATTGTATTGGCTTTTAATACATTATGTTTGTTTATATTAGTAGATAAACTTACCTTTAATGCATTTATTGCACAAATCTTCGCAATTGGTGTTGGAATGGTTATAAATTTTATCCTTAATAAAATTTGGACATTCAACCAAACTGAACAGGCTACCAATTAA
- a CDS encoding glycosyltransferase family 2 protein, translating to MEKLISVVVPMYFEEEVAQECYNRLKSVMLQNNINYEFVFVNDGSTDRTMDILSEIAANDYRTKIVNFARNFGHQVAVTAGIAAAKGDAIVIIDADLQDPPEVIPELIAKWEEGYEVVYAKRKQRKGETWFKLLTAKYFYKFLNYMSDIDIPKDTGDFRIIDRKVADVFNQMTERNRFIRGMMSWVGFRQTYVEYERDERFAGETKYPLKKMIKFASDGIIAFSTKPLRIVMSLGLLSVLISIIVLLYTITVKIIGDGTQTGWASIMVAITFFSGIQLLGLGIVGQYIARIYDESKNRPIYIVKETINIEQEEAAQKKEKVNA from the coding sequence ATGGAAAAATTAATTTCGGTTGTAGTTCCTATGTACTTCGAGGAAGAAGTAGCACAGGAATGTTATAATCGTTTAAAGTCCGTTATGCTTCAAAATAATATTAATTATGAATTTGTCTTTGTAAACGATGGCAGTACGGATCGTACAATGGACATTTTATCTGAGATTGCAGCAAATGATTACCGTACAAAAATTGTTAATTTTGCACGTAACTTCGGACATCAAGTAGCTGTTACAGCGGGTATTGCTGCTGCAAAAGGTGACGCTATTGTAATTATAGATGCAGATTTACAAGATCCACCAGAAGTTATTCCTGAGCTTATTGCCAAATGGGAAGAAGGATATGAAGTTGTTTATGCAAAACGTAAACAACGTAAAGGTGAAACTTGGTTTAAACTTTTAACTGCTAAATATTTCTATAAATTCTTAAACTATATGTCTGATATCGATATCCCAAAAGATACAGGTGATTTCCGAATCATCGATCGCAAAGTTGCTGATGTGTTCAATCAAATGACAGAACGAAATCGCTTTATTCGCGGTATGATGTCTTGGGTTGGCTTCCGCCAAACGTATGTTGAATATGAACGTGACGAGCGTTTTGCTGGCGAAACAAAATATCCATTAAAGAAAATGATTAAATTTGCATCAGACGGTATCATTGCCTTTTCGACAAAACCGTTACGAATTGTTATGTCTTTAGGCTTATTATCAGTTCTCATTTCTATAATTGTCTTGCTTTATACAATTACTGTGAAAATCATCGGCGATGGTACTCAAACAGGTTGGGCATCCATTATGGTTGCTATTACATTCTTTAGCGGTATTCAGTTACTTGGTCTTGGAATCGTCGGTCAGTATATTGCTCGTATTTATGACGAAAGTAAAAACCGTCCGATTTATATCGTGAAAGAAACGATCAATATTGAACAAGAAGAGGCTGCACAGAAAAAAGAAAAAGTGAATGCATAA